One Citricoccus sp. K5 DNA segment encodes these proteins:
- a CDS encoding antitoxin, with protein sequence MSGIGDAADKAKQYGQDNPEKVDQAKDKAQDFVDSKKDKDQQGGDQQGGEK encoded by the coding sequence ATGTCGGGAATCGGGGACGCGGCTGACAAGGCCAAGCAGTACGGACAGGACAACCCCGAGAAGGTCGACCAGGCCAAGGACAAGGCCCAGGACTTCGTCGACAGCAAGAAGGACAAGGACCAGCAGGGTGGCGACCAACAGGGCGGCGAGAAGTAG
- a CDS encoding alpha/beta fold hydrolase, translated as MATVTGANENQLHYEDTGGTGRPVVLVHGWPLHGQSWKDQVGSLTAAGHRVITYDRRGFGQSEPQHPYTYDALAGDLAALIEALDLHDAVLVGFSMGGGEVARYLAKHGSDRIGSVVFAAAVTPYMLHTSDNPDGPLKKTAAAAMAAQLTANREKFFDGFTTDFFSAGDTLCVSEAQRQEAIGMCLQANKLAALECMASFGATDFREDLEQVTVPTLVLHGDADGVVPLEGSGQRTHQAIPHSELVVIPGAPHGLNVSHADEFNAALLGFLSR; from the coding sequence ATGGCAACCGTTACCGGCGCCAACGAGAACCAGCTGCACTACGAGGACACCGGAGGAACCGGGCGGCCAGTGGTCCTGGTCCACGGCTGGCCGCTGCACGGACAGTCCTGGAAGGACCAGGTCGGCTCGCTGACCGCCGCCGGTCACCGAGTCATCACCTATGACCGCCGCGGCTTCGGGCAGTCCGAACCGCAGCACCCGTACACGTACGACGCGCTGGCCGGCGACCTGGCCGCCCTGATCGAGGCCCTGGACCTGCACGACGCCGTCCTGGTCGGGTTCTCCATGGGCGGCGGCGAGGTGGCTCGTTACCTCGCGAAACACGGCAGCGACCGCATCGGCTCGGTGGTGTTCGCCGCGGCGGTGACGCCCTACATGCTGCACACCTCCGACAACCCCGACGGACCGCTGAAGAAGACCGCGGCCGCGGCCATGGCGGCACAACTGACCGCCAACCGGGAAAAGTTCTTCGACGGCTTCACCACGGACTTCTTCAGCGCCGGGGACACCCTCTGCGTGAGCGAGGCACAGCGCCAGGAGGCGATCGGGATGTGCTTGCAGGCCAACAAGCTGGCCGCACTGGAGTGCATGGCGTCCTTCGGCGCCACGGACTTCCGCGAGGACCTGGAGCAGGTCACGGTGCCGACGCTCGTTCTCCACGGCGACGCCGACGGTGTGGTGCCCCTCGAGGGCTCCGGCCAGCGCACCCACCAGGCCATCCCCCACAGTGAGCTCGTGGTGATCCCCGGGGCACCGCACGGCCTGAACGTCTCCCATGCGGACGAGTTCAACGCCGCCCTGCTCGGCTTCCTCAGCCGCTGA